The genome window ATTGCATTAATCATAAGAATATATTCTAAGCTGCCTTTATCTCCTCCTTAAACGATTCATTTAATTAGCACAATGGGCAGATTTAGAAAAAACTGGTATACAATGTAGCGCACCAGCTAAGACAAAACTATCAGTCTTGACAAAACTATATTATGCAAGAAGTTTTCGAGCTTTTACTGTTGAAAAGTTGAAACATTTTACGCCTCATTTGGCATCAGCATCCTTACGAATAATACAGTTGAAGCACAatacaaaattccaaatgagCCAACTGAGGCTATTTGCTGTTTCATGTCCTCTTTTCCTACTAGTATAGAGGATAGAGTTGTATCTATGTTTACCCATCTTATTACTGTCTTGATCAGCGCATTATCTGGACATATAACTGCTGCAACATCGTTGAAGTTTCGGTGTCATCCTGCAAAGCCATATGCAAAATAAACAAgtacagtcagacctctctataacaacatccttatataacagtcacactataaaagccaagtttttTCCGGAActgatttttatgttatgttatagtATATGTCCTCTATAACAGCACTTCACTATAGCAGTCAAAAAATATCGAAACAAACGAGGCTGTTATAGAGAAGTTTGAATGTATACACATGAAGTTGTAATAATAATTGAGAAAGAGCTACATAGGCGAtaccaacaacacaacaacaacaacaaaccctgtgtaatcccacaagtagggtcCGGGTGTATAGGCGATAGCAAATTAGGATATTCTAATAGTAGAAATGCTTAAGAAGATGCATCATCTTTATTTGTGTGTAAATAGAAGGAGAGAAGATGAACTTACACGAAGCATGTCCATAAAGGTGTTGTCGAATAGCTGACAAGGAATTTGGCTTCTGAATGCATCAGATGGCCTGCATTATGAAAGTGGATCAAACAACAAATTCAAAGAGAAATATAACAGAGAAATTGCAATTATGCAACCTGAGCAGCAGGGACAAAGATGTTTACCTGACGAACCTTGATACTTGTGAAAGACAGAGATAAGACTGTATCACATATCTTAGCAGCAGTATACAGGGTTTTTGAGAAAGTTTCTCTACCACTCGATGCAAGACTTGTACTATAGAGTAAAACCGTTCAGCTAACGCACAACAATAGCTTAGTCCTTCCTCTTGCAtcaaaattttcataactatGAGTGTTGCAACCTGTGCAGACATAGAACGTTATACTTTGATGCACGAATCAACATATCGCCACAAACCAGTAAAGTTAATACAAAACACAATTTGTAAGGCAGAGTGGAAAATCAGGACTTCGCGAACATATCTGAAGCATCCTTTTCTCCCTTTCCCTATGCAACAGCAATCAAGCTTATACGAGCCAAAACAAGATATTCAACAGATACAATCCTgtccagtgttatcaaaggcaaaAAGTGTAAAAAAGCTCTAAGAtctgttggggctttaagcgcaaagtgcAAATAAagtgtgggctttaaagaagaaAGACGCAGATGGAGAAAAACTATGAATATGTatgtgtagtccaagactaatatcttgaagcatgaataccaaatatatggagaaagaaaatgaagaaaatttacgataaagtgaaatatcaattgtttaatgTCGCCTCTTTGAGATTACGCCCATTGGTAAAGAAAAGTATGCCTTAAAGCCTTGGTGAAAACACTGAAGCACCTTCTAAGCGAGACGCTccacatgttttgagcctcgcttcaagGTTTAAGCGCGCCATTGATAACACTGATCCTGTCTGCACTATATTATCCTAGTTGTAACCTAATAATTCAACACCGATAAGGAACATAATCAATATGTAGCAGGCTAACCTTACGCGACAATTCATCACCTAGATCCATGCAATGCAGGCACAAAGGAACCAGTTCTGTTTCCAGGAAAAAATAAAGGATCTCTCCACCATATGGATCATCAAACTGCATTAGCAAGCAAAATTCAGAATCAAATAATGCTAGAAATGTATGATCAGTGGTCTAATTACTAATACAAAATGCCATATATGGCGCTGCGAACAAATGATTCAAAAAATTCAGACGAATACCTCAAGAAGAAAAATCAGATACTGATTTTAAGAACTGATTATCAGGTAGCCATCAGCCGTAACTAATACTTACACTGTCTAGTTAAGGCATATGTAAACACAGTGGCGGATGTAGTGTAGTATCActggttcaactgaacccataacttttgacgcggagtaaaaatttatgtgtaaaaattcattaaaattataaaatagtagatatgaacccataactttaaaaatataatgggttcaatgctaaaaactttaaaagtttaacccataagatttaaatcctggatccgcctctgtgtAAACAGTAAAGTAGTGTTAACTACCGAACATCCAGTCTtgaagaaaattgaaaaaaaacaaATGCATGAAATGAATGAGCGACAACAATGGAGAGAGCACGCGTGTATTTGTTCAAATGGAAGAATACCTTTGTTAGAGAACCGATAACACCCAAGCTGGTGAGCCTTATAAACTCCAAAGGCTTGTCATTTCCATTTTTTCCATTAGTCTTGAGAAATGGGTAAAAATAAAATGGTATTTTAGCTGCAAAGAATAGTTACTAGATGAATTAACTGTGTTTCTCAAACAACAATAGGAAAACGATTTGTAGTTaagagcaacaacaacaacaaaaaacccagtgAATTTTCACAAGTGACGTCTGGGGAGGGTGAGATCaatgcagccttacccctaccttagaaggcagagaggctgtttccggaaGACCATTTGTAGTTCAGAGCGATAAGAATTATTGACAAAACGCAGAAAAATTAGAGTTTGAGGAAAACTAGAGCATTAAAAGGGTATGAAAAGCTTTGCAAGCATGATCTGCATGCTTCACCACAAAAATGATCACGGAACGAACATCTCCCACTTAtgtttgacaagagtgggttgctctagtggtgagcaccttccacttccaaccaagaggttgtgagttcgagtcaccccaagagcaaggtggagggttcttggagggagggagccgatggtctatcgaaaacagcatctctaccccagggtaggggtaaggtctgcgtacacactaccctcctcagaccccactagtgggattatac of Nicotiana tomentosiformis chromosome 7, ASM39032v3, whole genome shotgun sequence contains these proteins:
- the LOC104085928 gene encoding uncharacterized protein, giving the protein MVSIKESTRVCNALALFQCMGNHQETRRELIKAKIPFYFYPFLKTNGKNGNDKPLEFIRLTSLGVIGSLTKFDDPYGGEILYFFLETELVPLCLHCMDLGDELSRKVATLIVMKILMQEEGLSYCCALAERFYSIVQVLHRVVEKLSQKPCILLLRYVIQSYLCLSQVSRFVRPSDAFRSQIPCQLFDNTFMDMLRDDTETSTMLQQLYVQIMR